Proteins co-encoded in one Victivallis lenta genomic window:
- a CDS encoding 3-deoxy-7-phosphoheptulonate synthase yields the protein MKSSNNINIASRSVLSSPGAIRSELPLSLDAVMKVMDSRQEICDILDGKSKRLMMIVGPCSIHNPDSAIEYAERLRALSEEVKERILIVMRVYFEKPRTTLGWKGLIYDPDLNASYNIEKGIFIARRLMLKIVDLGLPVATEMLDPIIAQYIADAVSWAAIGARTTEAQTHRQLGSGLSMPVGFKNATDGSFQIAIDAISTARSEHSFIGVLEDGHVGVFRTRGNPYAHIVLRGGGGPNYGAEHIAFLKVAMKKAKIPPAIIVDCSHANSGKDYRKQGIVLRDVLSQIADGETALAGVMLESNLQPGAQKIKPGEKPDPCISITDGCVGWEETEELIRMSYDRLGEIYGRDAFKTNTEE from the coding sequence ATGAAGAGCAGCAACAATATCAATATCGCAAGCCGCAGCGTGCTTTCGAGTCCGGGCGCAATCCGCTCCGAACTGCCGCTGTCGCTGGACGCGGTGATGAAGGTCATGGATTCGCGGCAGGAGATCTGCGATATCCTGGACGGAAAATCGAAGCGTCTCATGATGATCGTCGGACCGTGCTCGATCCACAATCCGGATTCCGCGATCGAATATGCCGAGCGGCTCCGCGCGCTCAGCGAAGAGGTGAAGGAACGGATACTGATCGTCATGCGGGTCTATTTCGAGAAGCCGCGGACGACGCTCGGCTGGAAGGGGCTGATCTACGATCCCGATCTGAATGCGAGCTACAACATCGAGAAGGGTATTTTCATCGCGCGCCGTCTCATGCTGAAGATCGTCGATCTCGGGCTGCCGGTTGCGACCGAGATGCTGGACCCGATCATCGCGCAGTACATCGCCGACGCGGTCTCCTGGGCCGCGATCGGCGCGCGCACGACCGAGGCGCAGACCCACCGCCAGCTCGGCAGCGGCCTCTCGATGCCGGTCGGTTTCAAGAATGCGACGGACGGTTCGTTCCAGATTGCGATCGACGCGATTTCGACGGCGCGCAGCGAGCACAGCTTCATCGGTGTGCTGGAGGACGGCCACGTCGGAGTTTTCCGCACGCGCGGGAACCCGTACGCGCATATCGTGCTGCGCGGCGGCGGCGGCCCGAACTACGGGGCTGAGCATATCGCGTTTCTGAAGGTCGCGATGAAAAAGGCGAAAATTCCGCCCGCGATCATCGTGGACTGCAGCCATGCGAATTCGGGCAAGGATTACCGCAAGCAGGGGATCGTCCTCAGGGACGTGCTCAGCCAGATCGCCGACGGCGAAACCGCGCTGGCCGGCGTCATGCTCGAGAGCAATCTCCAGCCCGGGGCACAGAAGATCAAGCCGGGCGAAAAGCCGGACCCGTGCATCTCGATCACCGACGGCTGTGTCGGCTGGGAAGAAACCGAGGAGCTGATCCGCATGAGCTACGACCGGCTCGGGGAGATTTACGGCAGGGACGCCTTCAAAACAAATACCGAAGAATAG
- a CDS encoding V-type ATP synthase subunit A, which yields MAEGKKNTEKVVAVNGNMITIEFTDRVMQNEVAFARVGDDADTKLKSEVIRVRGNRADLQVFESTNGLKVGDEVEFTGELLSVELGPGLLTQVYDGLQNPLPLLAEKSGFFLQRGVYLRALDRTVKWAYTPVAAAGDKVRPGDRVGFVPEGIIRHYIMVPLAWKGEWTLESVTPAGEYTIDDVMAVAVNEQGEKRNITMTQQWPVKIPISDYAEKLLPEKTLVTQQRTIDTFFPVAVGGTFCTPGPFGAGKTVLQHAISRYAEADVVIIAACGERAGEVVEILREFPELEDPRTGQPLINRSIIICNTSSMPVAAREASVYTAVTLAEYYRQMGLNTLLLADSTSRWAQALREMSGRLEEIPGEEAFPAYLESLIAGFYERAGLVKLRTGELGSVTIGGAVSPAGGNFEEPVTQATLKVVGAFLGLSRERSDARRYPAIHPLDSWSKYKSVVDQKEVEFARGILRQGAEVNQMMKVIGEEGTSLNDFVVYLKSEFLDYVYLQQNTFDDVDGATSAERQRYMFDRIYKVLSGAFSLPDKDTARSYFLNLRQMFMDLNYLAMDTQEFKDQEAAIEAKIAERSTVNA from the coding sequence ATGGCAGAGGGTAAGAAGAACACTGAAAAGGTGGTCGCGGTCAATGGGAATATGATCACCATTGAATTCACCGACCGCGTCATGCAGAATGAAGTGGCGTTCGCCCGCGTCGGCGACGACGCCGACACCAAGCTCAAAAGCGAAGTCATCCGCGTCCGCGGCAACCGCGCCGACCTGCAGGTATTCGAGAGCACGAACGGCCTCAAGGTCGGTGACGAAGTCGAATTCACCGGCGAACTGCTTTCGGTCGAGCTCGGTCCCGGCCTTCTGACCCAGGTTTATGACGGGCTGCAGAATCCGCTGCCGCTGCTGGCGGAGAAGTCCGGCTTCTTCCTGCAGCGCGGCGTCTATCTGCGCGCGCTCGACCGTACGGTGAAGTGGGCGTATACGCCGGTCGCCGCTGCCGGCGACAAGGTCCGTCCGGGCGACCGCGTCGGTTTCGTGCCGGAAGGCATCATCAGGCATTATATCATGGTTCCGCTCGCCTGGAAGGGCGAATGGACGCTCGAATCAGTCACGCCCGCCGGTGAATACACGATCGACGACGTAATGGCCGTCGCCGTAAATGAACAGGGCGAGAAGCGGAATATCACGATGACCCAGCAGTGGCCGGTCAAGATTCCGATTTCCGACTATGCGGAAAAGCTGCTGCCGGAGAAGACGCTCGTGACCCAGCAGCGGACCATCGACACCTTTTTCCCGGTTGCGGTCGGCGGAACCTTCTGTACGCCGGGGCCGTTCGGCGCCGGGAAGACGGTTCTGCAGCACGCGATCAGCCGCTATGCCGAAGCCGACGTGGTCATCATCGCGGCATGCGGCGAGCGGGCGGGCGAAGTCGTCGAGATCCTGCGCGAGTTCCCGGAGCTCGAGGACCCGCGCACCGGCCAGCCGCTCATCAACCGTTCGATCATCATCTGCAACACGAGCTCAATGCCGGTGGCCGCGCGTGAAGCGTCGGTTTATACGGCGGTGACGCTCGCCGAATATTACCGCCAGATGGGGCTCAATACCCTTCTGCTGGCTGACTCGACCTCGCGCTGGGCGCAGGCGCTCCGCGAAATGTCCGGCCGCCTTGAGGAGATTCCGGGCGAGGAGGCGTTTCCGGCCTATCTCGAGTCGCTGATCGCCGGTTTCTACGAACGTGCCGGGCTTGTGAAGCTGCGGACCGGTGAACTCGGGTCGGTCACCATCGGCGGCGCGGTTTCTCCGGCCGGCGGCAACTTCGAAGAGCCGGTGACGCAGGCGACGCTGAAGGTGGTCGGCGCATTCCTCGGGCTTTCGCGCGAGCGTTCCGACGCGCGCCGCTACCCGGCGATCCACCCGCTCGACAGCTGGAGCAAATACAAAAGCGTGGTCGACCAGAAGGAGGTTGAATTCGCGCGCGGCATTCTGCGGCAGGGCGCCGAGGTCAACCAGATGATGAAGGTCATCGGTGAGGAGGGAACGAGCCTGAACGACTTCGTCGTCTATCTGAAGAGCGAATTCCTCGACTACGTCTATCTGCAGCAGAACACCTTCGACGACGTCGACGGCGCCACCAGCGCGGAACGCCAGCGATACATGTTCGACCGGATCTACAAGGTTCTCTCCGGCGCTTTCTCGCTGCCGGACAAAGATACCGCCCGCAGCTATTTCCTGAACCTGCGCCAGATGTTCATGGACCTCAACTATCTCGCCATGGACACGCAGGAGTTCAAGGATCAGGAAGCTGCCATCGAAGCCAAAATCGCGGAACGGAGCACGGTAAATGCGTAA
- a CDS encoding rhamnulokinase, which translates to MSSFLAFDLGASSGRAMIGRLENGRLSLTEVHRFANGPTEKDGAIYWDYPQLCLELKNGLRKALAVEPELDGIGIDTWGVDYVFFDKATGKMRRWPYHYRDVRTDSPETDVWNKISKQELYERTGIQCMLLNTVYQLAAHHRMHPEDFKDSFFLTMPDALAYYLGGERTSEYTECSTTNLLDPVGKEWDWEIIDRLGLPRDVFPEIVKPCTFSGTLSEELQKELGCGPVPIIKVGSHDTASAVAAVPAPESGSWAYISAGTWALLGAEIEKPFRNADSEKNSFTNEGGLDGKIRFLSNIMGSWLFQETRRVWNETKPTPVSFAEMEQMALSSEPCRFLINPNDASFVTPGDMPQRIIDFCERTGQGKITNDGEVVRAIYDSLALYFRTKLNVLAQLLGTRYQCLNVVGGGTKDGLLMQLTADALNFPVVAGPVEATAIGNLLAQAMAAGKVGSLAEARRVVNSSFEVKTYVPDAARHAFYNSQIERFEKLAK; encoded by the coding sequence ATGAGCAGCTTTCTGGCATTTGATCTGGGGGCCTCGAGCGGGCGGGCGATGATCGGCAGACTGGAGAACGGCAGGCTTTCTCTGACCGAGGTGCATCGCTTCGCAAACGGCCCGACGGAGAAGGACGGCGCGATTTACTGGGATTATCCGCAGCTTTGCCTGGAGCTTAAAAACGGGTTGCGCAAGGCGCTTGCGGTCGAGCCGGAGCTCGACGGCATCGGCATCGACACCTGGGGCGTCGACTATGTCTTTTTCGATAAGGCGACCGGAAAGATGCGGCGCTGGCCGTATCACTATCGCGATGTGCGCACGGATTCGCCGGAGACCGACGTCTGGAACAAGATTTCGAAACAGGAGCTTTATGAGCGGACCGGCATCCAGTGCATGCTTCTGAACACGGTCTACCAGCTTGCGGCGCATCACCGGATGCATCCGGAGGATTTCAAAGACAGCTTCTTCCTGACCATGCCGGATGCGCTGGCCTACTATCTCGGCGGCGAACGCACGAGCGAGTACACCGAATGCTCGACGACGAATCTGCTCGATCCGGTCGGGAAAGAGTGGGACTGGGAGATCATCGACCGGCTCGGCCTGCCGCGCGATGTGTTTCCGGAGATCGTCAAGCCGTGCACCTTCTCCGGCACGTTGTCGGAGGAGCTGCAGAAGGAGCTCGGCTGCGGACCGGTTCCGATCATCAAGGTCGGTTCGCACGACACGGCCAGCGCGGTGGCGGCGGTCCCGGCGCCCGAAAGCGGCAGCTGGGCCTACATCAGCGCAGGAACCTGGGCGCTGCTCGGCGCCGAAATTGAAAAACCGTTCCGCAACGCGGATTCCGAGAAGAACAGTTTCACGAACGAAGGCGGGCTTGACGGCAAGATCCGCTTCCTGTCGAATATCATGGGCAGCTGGCTCTTCCAGGAGACGCGCCGGGTCTGGAACGAAACGAAGCCGACGCCGGTTTCCTTCGCCGAGATGGAACAGATGGCGCTCAGCTCCGAGCCCTGCAGATTCCTGATCAACCCGAACGACGCTTCGTTCGTCACGCCGGGCGACATGCCGCAGCGCATTATCGATTTCTGCGAGCGGACCGGGCAGGGGAAGATCACGAACGACGGCGAAGTCGTGCGGGCGATTTACGATTCGCTGGCGCTCTATTTCCGCACGAAGCTCAATGTGCTGGCACAGCTGCTTGGAACCCGGTATCAGTGCCTGAACGTGGTCGGCGGCGGCACGAAGGACGGGCTGCTGATGCAGCTGACCGCCGATGCGCTGAATTTCCCGGTCGTGGCGGGGCCGGTCGAGGCGACTGCGATCGGGAATTTGCTTGCGCAGGCGATGGCGGCCGGCAAAGTCGGTTCGCTGGCCGAAGCGCGCCGGGTCGTGAACAGCTCGTTCGAGGTCAAGACCTACGTGCCGGATGCAGCGCGTCATGCGTTTTACAACAGCCAGATCGAGCGGTTCGAAAAGCTCGCGAAGTAA
- a CDS encoding V-type ATP synthase subunit D, protein MAKIKFTKTELKSQQDALKQFVRFLPTLQLKKQQLQMEVRLSTEELERNLAEQKELVDRMSSFLELFSSDAEVAFFEGLVRVRRVLTGEENIAGIAIPTFDRVEFEPADWDLFDTEWYVDDAVQALKDAVSLREAYKVLEEQHRLLSAELRSTSQRVNLFEKVKIPECKENIRRIRIMLGDLDTSAVARSKIAKKKSQEAAEQAAS, encoded by the coding sequence ATGGCCAAGATCAAATTCACGAAAACCGAGCTCAAGAGCCAGCAGGACGCGCTGAAGCAGTTCGTCCGTTTCCTGCCGACGCTGCAGCTGAAGAAGCAGCAGCTCCAGATGGAGGTGCGGCTCAGTACCGAGGAGCTCGAACGGAATCTCGCGGAGCAGAAGGAGCTGGTCGACCGCATGAGCAGCTTCCTTGAGCTTTTCAGCAGCGATGCGGAAGTCGCTTTCTTCGAGGGCCTGGTCCGGGTGCGCCGTGTGCTCACCGGCGAGGAGAATATCGCGGGCATTGCGATTCCGACCTTCGACCGGGTCGAGTTCGAGCCGGCCGACTGGGATCTGTTCGATACGGAGTGGTATGTCGATGACGCGGTGCAGGCGCTGAAGGATGCGGTTTCGCTGCGCGAGGCGTACAAGGTGCTCGAAGAGCAGCACCGGCTGCTGTCGGCGGAGCTGCGCAGCACGTCGCAGCGCGTGAACCTCTTCGAGAAGGTCAAGATTCCGGAGTGCAAAGAGAATATCCGCCGGATCCGGATCATGCTCGGCGACCTCGACACGAGTGCCGTGGCGCGGTCGAAAATCGCCAAGAAGAAATCTCAGGAAGCGGCGGAACAGGCCGCTTCCTGA
- a CDS encoding V-type ATP synthase subunit B yields MRKVYHKIIHIAGNVITVEADDVSYNELAEVTSARGVSLAQVIRLADGKVSLQVFAGSRGISTGDQVRFLGRQMQVSSSDALLGRVFTGRGAPRDGKPDVTSDMVDIGGPSVNPAKRIIPRNMIRTNIPMIDVFNTLVESQKLPIFSIAGEPYNELLARIALQAEVDVIVLGGMGLKYDDYLKFKNTLDEHGALSRTVMFVHTASDPIVECLMVPDMALAVAEQYALEGKRVLALLTDMTNFADALKEIAITMEQIPATRGYPGDLYSQLASRYEKAVDFDSAGSITILAVTTMPGDDVTHPVPDNTGYITEGQFYLRNGRIEPFGSLSRLKQQVNGKTRPDHRAIMDSMIRLYSDYKSTLEKQSMGFQMSAWDKKLLKYGRLFEKNMMDLTVNISLEDALDLGWKILADCFDRNEVGIKTDLVDQYWPEAKK; encoded by the coding sequence ATGCGTAAAGTCTATCACAAAATCATCCATATCGCCGGCAACGTGATCACCGTCGAAGCCGACGACGTCAGCTACAACGAGCTCGCCGAAGTCACCAGCGCGCGCGGCGTCTCCCTCGCGCAGGTCATCCGCCTCGCGGACGGCAAGGTTTCTCTGCAGGTGTTCGCGGGCAGCCGCGGCATCAGCACGGGCGACCAGGTGCGTTTCCTCGGGCGGCAGATGCAGGTTTCGAGTTCGGATGCGCTGCTCGGGCGCGTGTTCACCGGCCGCGGCGCGCCGCGCGACGGCAAGCCGGACGTCACCTCCGACATGGTCGACATCGGCGGACCGTCGGTGAATCCGGCCAAGCGCATCATTCCGCGCAACATGATCCGCACGAACATTCCGATGATCGACGTGTTCAACACGTTGGTCGAGTCGCAGAAGCTGCCGATCTTCTCGATTGCGGGCGAACCGTACAACGAGCTGCTTGCGCGCATTGCGCTGCAGGCGGAGGTCGACGTGATCGTGCTCGGCGGCATGGGGCTCAAGTACGATGACTATCTGAAGTTCAAGAATACGCTCGATGAGCACGGGGCGCTCTCCCGCACGGTCATGTTTGTCCACACCGCGTCGGACCCGATCGTGGAATGCCTGATGGTGCCGGACATGGCGCTCGCCGTGGCCGAGCAGTACGCGCTCGAGGGCAAGCGGGTCCTCGCGCTGCTGACCGACATGACGAACTTTGCGGATGCGCTGAAGGAAATCGCGATTACGATGGAGCAGATTCCGGCGACCCGCGGTTATCCGGGCGACCTCTACAGCCAGCTGGCGAGCCGCTACGAGAAGGCGGTCGACTTCGATTCGGCCGGTTCGATCACGATTCTCGCCGTAACCACCATGCCGGGCGACGACGTGACCCATCCGGTGCCGGACAACACCGGTTACATCACCGAGGGACAGTTCTATCTGCGCAACGGCCGCATCGAGCCGTTCGGTTCGCTGTCACGCCTGAAGCAGCAGGTCAACGGCAAGACCCGGCCGGACCACCGCGCGATCATGGATTCGATGATCCGGCTCTATTCGGACTACAAGAGCACGCTCGAAAAGCAGTCGATGGGTTTCCAGATGTCGGCGTGGGACAAGAAACTCCTGAAGTACGGCAGGCTGTTCGAGAAGAATATGATGGATCTGACGGTCAATATTTCGCTCGAAGACGCGCTCGATCTCGGCTGGAAGATTCTGGCCGACTGTTTCGACCGGAACGAAGTCGGCATCAAGACCGACCTCGTCGACCAGTACTGGCCCGAGGCGAAGAAATAA